The Trichoderma atroviride chromosome 5, complete sequence genome contains a region encoding:
- a CDS encoding uncharacterized protein (TransMembrane:1 (o271-290i)), with translation MDVQPPDIFVQEVETAIGALIQASKLGQRIVSSQDKGTITKDDLSPVTIADFAVQALLIASFKQVFPNDSFVGEEDASDLRANDALMTRVWDLLNTIAQDEFTQQGACTLPQSKEHMCDLIDQAGSSSPGGPGSGRVWVFDPIDGTKTYVRGQLYAINIGLIVDGKQAFGAVACPNLSLRHTGNLKNESADPNGNGCILFAIKGHGAFYRHLESHHIELKSTILPIPSTFAGNHSGFITCTGLVDSALDGVHDVVAQRLGLQFPGSDVVPWVVRWAALALSIGSVTVWVYKRRDRYAKAWDHAGAMLLFEEAGGKITDVHGKDIDLSAGRKLSNNFGFVAAPIALHAKVLGIVQDVLKEQGRDEFLQ, from the coding sequence ATGGACGTACAACCCCCCGATATATTCGTCCAAGAAGTCGAGACTGCCATCGGCGCCCTCATCCAGGCCTCCAAGCTCGGCCAACGCATCGTCTCGTCCCAAGACAAGggcaccatcaccaaagACGACCTCAGCCCCGTCACCATTGCAGACTTTGCCGTCCAAGCCCTCTTGATTGCCTCCTTCAAGCAAGTCTTCCCCAACGACTCCTTTGTGGGTGAGGAAGATGCCTCCGACTTGCGGGCCAACGATGCGTTGATGACTCGTGTCTGGGACCTCCTCAACACCATTGCCCAGGACGAATTCACCCAGCAGGGCGCCTGTACGCTGCCTCAGTCAAAGGAGCACATGTGCGACTTGATCGACCAGGCCGGTTCGAGCAGCCCCGGCGGGCCTGGATCCGGCAGAGTCTGGGTGTTTGATCCCATTGATGGCACCAAGACGTATGTGAGGGGCCAGCTGTACGCCATCAACATCGGCCTCATTGTCGATGGCAAGCAGGCCTTTGGAGCTGTTGCGTGTCCGAATTTGTCACTGCGGCACACTGGAAATCTCAAAAACGAAAGCGCCGATCCCAACGGTAATGGCTGCATCCTGTTCGCCATCAAAGGCCACGGCGCCTTTTACAGACACTTGGAGTCGCATCACATCGAGTTGAAGAGCACGATTCTTCCGATACCGTCAACCTTTGCAGGAAACCATTCCGGCTTCATTACATGCACTGGCCTGGTCGATTCGGCTCTCGACGGTGTCCACGACGTTGTTGCTCAGCGTCTGGGCCTTCAATTCCCTGGCAGTGACGTCGTCCCCTGGGTCGTGCGATGGGCTGCTCTGGCGCTCAGCATAGGCAGCGTCACTGTCTGGGTGTATAAGCGTCGTGATCGCTATGCAAAAGCTTGGGACCATGCGGGCGCtatgcttctctttgaagaGGCGGGCGGGAAGATTACCGACGTGCATGGCAAGGACATTGACTTGTCGGCCGGAAGAAAGCTGAGCAACAACTTTGGGTTTGTGGCTGCGCCTATAGCATTGCATGCCAAGGTGCTGGGTATTGTGCAGGATGTGCTCAAGGAGCAAGGCAGGGATGAGTTTCTGCAGTAG